Below is a window of Micromonospora chersina DNA.
GGACCAGCTGCCGATCCAGGCCATCCTGATGGTCACCATGCTGGGTGCCGTGGTGACGGCGGCGGCGCTGGCCGTCGACTCGCACGCGCTGGTCTTCGCGGTGGGCTACGTGATCCCGCACCTGGTGCGAGGGGTGGTGCTGGTCGGCGTGCTGCACCGGCGCCGGCACATGGCCGAGCAGCGGGCCGCCCGCTTCCTCTTCTGGTTCGTGGTCTCCAGCTTCTTCTGGGTCGGTGGCGCGCTGCTGCCGGAACGGCCGTGGACGCTCTGGGCGGTCGCGGTGACGATCGACTACGTCTCGGCCGCGGCGCGCTACCCGACGCCCGGGCTCGGCCGGGTGCCCTTCGGGCAGTACGAGAAGACGACCGAACACCTGGGCGAGCGCTACCAGCAGTTCGCCATCCTGGCGCTGGGCGACGTCATCCTGGTGCCGACGCTGGAGATCAGCCGGTCCGAGTTCACCCTGGCGCGGGCGACCGCGTTCCTGAGCGCCTTCGCCGTCATGCTGCTGCTCTGGCAGATCTACGTCCTGGGGGCGGGCGACATCGTGCGGACCACCGCCCCGCGGCTGCTGCGGCGGGCGACCCGGCTGGCGCCGTACACGCACCTGCTCATGCTCGCCGGCATCGTCTGCACCGCCGCCGCGTTCGACCTGGTCGTCGAGCGGCCCACCGGCGACACGCCGCAGCGGTGG
It encodes the following:
- a CDS encoding low temperature requirement protein A, which gives rise to MTTGGSSELVRRPNGSTRATLLELLFDVVFVAALALVSMLIAERASWNGLAPVVIMLMAVWWTWSITSTTTDFYDPDQLPIQAILMVTMLGAVVTAAALAVDSHALVFAVGYVIPHLVRGVVLVGVLHRRRHMAEQRAARFLFWFVVSSFFWVGGALLPERPWTLWAVAVTIDYVSAAARYPTPGLGRVPFGQYEKTTEHLGERYQQFAILALGDVILVPTLEISRSEFTLARATAFLSAFAVMLLLWQIYVLGAGDIVRTTAPRLLRRATRLAPYTHLLMLAGIVCTAAAFDLVVERPTGDTPQRWIALILGGPALALLGRTLFTYRIVGTLPWHRVLWLLLLLAAMPWVGGWPPVLVAILVVVMLAGVVTGDALGGRSRRPRLRGRPG